In Microbacterium sp. SLBN-146, one genomic interval encodes:
- a CDS encoding RDD family protein: MTQPTPPLSGDGPDETTPEFAAQLGLVAAGPGYRSLAFAIDVAIWLALASPAAIAGFMLLGGADGVLSIVLLIVGIAAALLFGLVQLLLHGRRGVTTGKAALRLRSVSVADYGRPGFWRVVLRALVLGVSGIVPVAGPAFLFASGLWDPQQRGRSILDRVGRCWLVDCRAGIDPFDAKAMRHARRALRGRPDDVEELPSMATGADPELALRIPGARSRAGVVGPGSTGAQWHAESSEAPVIADVPVIAGVAETDAGFPRSAASVPPPANPVPTVAIAPAAAADPVAAPSATAQPDVVPAQPVVGAQPVVAAQPVVAAQPALSPNAATPDAAPRRRSQAMVRFDDGSIVRVPAVALIGRDPAPADGEAVDALVRLDDPERLMSKTHAAFGQDADGVWLTDRGSRNGTQLRGPGGEMTEVPVGERTRIPLGWTAHVGGRSFELVARGADS, translated from the coding sequence ATGACTCAGCCCACTCCTCCGCTCTCCGGTGACGGTCCCGATGAGACGACCCCCGAGTTCGCTGCGCAGCTCGGCCTCGTCGCGGCGGGCCCGGGCTACCGCTCCCTCGCGTTCGCGATCGACGTGGCGATCTGGCTGGCGCTCGCGTCACCGGCTGCCATCGCTGGGTTCATGCTCCTGGGGGGAGCGGACGGCGTCCTGAGTATCGTCCTGCTCATCGTCGGGATCGCGGCAGCGCTCCTCTTCGGACTCGTTCAGCTCCTGCTCCACGGGCGTCGAGGTGTCACGACGGGGAAGGCGGCCCTGCGCCTGCGTTCGGTCTCGGTCGCCGACTACGGGCGTCCCGGCTTCTGGCGCGTCGTCCTCCGCGCCCTCGTGCTCGGTGTCAGCGGCATCGTGCCCGTCGCGGGACCGGCGTTCCTGTTCGCCTCGGGGCTGTGGGATCCGCAGCAGCGTGGTCGGAGCATCCTGGACCGCGTCGGTCGCTGCTGGCTGGTCGACTGCCGTGCGGGCATCGACCCGTTCGACGCGAAGGCGATGCGTCACGCCCGTCGAGCGCTGCGAGGCCGCCCCGACGACGTCGAGGAGCTCCCCTCGATGGCGACGGGTGCCGACCCCGAGCTGGCGCTGCGCATTCCCGGTGCGCGCTCCCGGGCGGGCGTCGTCGGGCCTGGAAGCACGGGTGCGCAGTGGCACGCGGAGTCGAGCGAGGCGCCGGTCATCGCGGACGTTCCCGTCATCGCGGGCGTCGCGGAGACGGATGCCGGGTTCCCTCGCTCCGCGGCATCCGTCCCGCCTCCGGCGAATCCCGTGCCGACCGTGGCCATCGCGCCGGCCGCCGCCGCCGACCCGGTCGCCGCGCCGTCCGCGACCGCTCAGCCGGACGTGGTCCCGGCGCAGCCCGTCGTTGGAGCGCAGCCCGTCGTTGCAGCTCAGCCCGTCGTTGCAGCGCAGCCCGCCCTCTCGCCCAACGCCGCAACGCCCGATGCGGCGCCCCGCCGCCGGTCGCAGGCGATGGTCCGGTTCGACGATGGATCGATCGTGCGCGTGCCCGCCGTCGCCCTCATCGGGCGCGACCCGGCACCCGCCGACGGGGAGGCCGTCGACGCCCTCGTGCGTCTCGACGACCCCGAGCGGCTCATGTCGAAGACGCACGCGGCGTTCGGTCAGGATGCCGACGGCGTCTGGCTCACGGACAGAGGGTCGCGCAACGGGACGCAGCTGCGCGGTCCCGGCGGCGAGATGACAGAGGTTCCCGTGGGGGAGCGCACAAGGATTCCGCTCGGATGGACCGCGCACGTGGGCGGTCGATCGTTCGAGCTCGTGGCGAGAGGTGCTGATTCGTGA
- a CDS encoding transglutaminase domain-containing protein, with product MIRGTRRADAAPSRFRWQPSIVAGSLFAVAIVVTSAVAAWPIYRSSSFVFLVVVASFLAAGISAAARVRRWSGWLVACVVLGTFLLVGIPLAVPSRAGSPAAWATGLGELTAGIAVAWKDLLTVDLPVGSYRNLLVPALVIFLAGTCAVLLLSWLDGRRAYLALPVALAMLSFGLFFGRSEVSAPLAIGPLEVHAPVETALGVASMITCLLWLSWRAYDERMHALKRAAVSSGVRVSRRATPADRRRAGLGVGMLALAVIAAVAIVPFAARGADRDVLRSAAGPDLELSRELSPLAQYRSFFADEAIDRVLFSYTAGDASPERVRIATLSDYDGSVFRVDAAEDRFVRVPSALDAGSGTPYELELQMGEWPELWMPTAGRLASAEFRGDRAAVLADGFYYSVDAAAGLAANGLAPGDSIRLVGAEPETSPLESLEAPGAVEGVVVPESVERWVAEHAEGTDGAALAGLVTLLRDRGYLSHGLRTDAEEDPAWTQELSDYEFQPSVSGHSLARMDALFSRLLERENDPRADSSGNYVAAVGDDEQFAVAVALIAQELGFPSRVVVGARLASDDPSVAVCADGLCRAQDLSAWTEVRSASGEWTPVDVTPQYAQSPSLEVTQQRDPEVVTEVRPDVVDEIVPPEPVQQDALVRDADDEQAATDLSWLWPALRVSAIVLLVLLLVVGPFIAIVVLKSVRRRSRREVGTPADRIAGGWDEYVDAAIDARRDIPAAATRTEFARALQAGSAEELALIADRAVFAADSGDVGPDDAAAYWTLVEAGRHAILRNDTAWRRLRAAVSLRSIIRPLAPASGTRTLFSERGRRRGLQPARPTT from the coding sequence GTGATCCGCGGGACGAGGCGAGCGGATGCCGCGCCGTCGCGCTTCCGATGGCAGCCGAGCATCGTCGCCGGCTCGCTCTTCGCCGTTGCGATCGTCGTGACGTCGGCTGTCGCGGCCTGGCCGATCTACCGGTCGTCGTCGTTCGTCTTCCTCGTGGTCGTCGCCTCCTTCCTGGCCGCGGGCATCTCGGCGGCCGCGCGCGTGCGACGGTGGAGCGGGTGGCTCGTCGCGTGCGTCGTGCTCGGCACGTTCCTCCTCGTCGGCATTCCGCTCGCGGTTCCGTCACGCGCGGGCTCGCCCGCCGCCTGGGCGACGGGCCTCGGCGAGCTGACGGCGGGTATCGCGGTCGCGTGGAAGGACCTCCTCACGGTCGATCTGCCCGTCGGCTCGTACCGGAACCTCCTCGTTCCCGCCCTCGTCATCTTCCTCGCCGGCACGTGCGCCGTGCTCCTGCTGTCGTGGCTCGACGGGCGACGCGCGTACCTCGCGCTCCCCGTCGCCCTCGCGATGCTCTCGTTCGGACTGTTCTTCGGCCGGTCCGAGGTCAGCGCGCCGCTCGCGATCGGTCCTCTCGAGGTCCACGCGCCCGTCGAGACGGCGCTCGGCGTCGCGAGCATGATCACATGCCTGCTGTGGCTCTCGTGGCGCGCCTACGACGAGCGGATGCACGCCCTCAAGCGCGCGGCCGTCTCGAGCGGCGTGCGCGTCTCACGGCGCGCGACACCCGCCGACCGCAGGCGAGCGGGACTGGGCGTGGGGATGCTGGCGCTCGCCGTCATCGCCGCGGTCGCCATCGTCCCGTTCGCGGCGCGGGGGGCGGATCGCGACGTCCTGCGCAGCGCCGCGGGACCCGATCTCGAGCTGTCGCGCGAGTTGAGCCCGCTGGCTCAGTACCGATCGTTCTTCGCCGACGAGGCCATCGATCGCGTCCTCTTCTCCTACACCGCCGGCGATGCCTCCCCCGAGCGGGTGAGGATCGCGACCCTCTCCGACTACGACGGATCGGTCTTCCGTGTCGATGCGGCGGAAGACCGATTCGTACGCGTGCCGTCGGCCCTCGATGCAGGGTCGGGCACGCCCTACGAACTCGAACTGCAGATGGGGGAATGGCCGGAGCTGTGGATGCCGACGGCGGGTCGGCTCGCGAGCGCCGAGTTCCGCGGCGACAGAGCAGCGGTCCTCGCCGACGGGTTCTACTACAGCGTCGACGCGGCGGCCGGGCTCGCGGCCAATGGTCTTGCACCGGGTGACTCGATCCGCCTCGTGGGCGCGGAGCCGGAGACATCGCCGCTGGAGTCGCTCGAGGCTCCCGGGGCGGTCGAAGGCGTCGTCGTTCCGGAGAGCGTCGAGCGCTGGGTCGCCGAGCACGCCGAGGGCACGGACGGTGCCGCGCTCGCGGGACTCGTGACGCTCCTCCGCGATCGCGGCTACCTCAGCCACGGTCTCCGCACGGATGCCGAGGAGGATCCCGCGTGGACGCAGGAGCTCTCCGACTACGAGTTCCAGCCGAGCGTCTCGGGACACTCCCTCGCCCGCATGGACGCGCTCTTCTCGAGGTTGCTCGAGCGTGAGAACGACCCGCGCGCCGACAGTTCGGGCAACTACGTCGCGGCGGTCGGTGACGACGAGCAGTTCGCCGTGGCGGTCGCCCTCATCGCACAGGAGCTGGGCTTCCCTTCCCGTGTCGTGGTGGGCGCGCGGCTCGCCTCCGACGATCCGTCCGTCGCCGTGTGCGCCGACGGACTCTGCCGCGCGCAGGATCTGTCGGCGTGGACCGAGGTGCGTTCGGCGAGCGGCGAATGGACACCGGTCGATGTGACCCCCCAGTACGCCCAATCGCCGAGCCTCGAGGTCACGCAGCAGCGCGACCCGGAGGTCGTCACCGAAGTGCGGCCGGACGTCGTCGATGAGATCGTTCCGCCCGAACCCGTCCAGCAGGATGCCCTCGTCCGCGACGCCGACGACGAGCAGGCGGCGACGGATCTGTCGTGGCTGTGGCCCGCCCTGCGCGTATCGGCGATCGTGCTTCTCGTGCTCCTGCTGGTTGTGGGTCCCTTCATCGCGATCGTCGTGCTCAAGTCCGTCCGCCGCCGGTCCCGGCGCGAGGTCGGAACGCCGGCGGACCGCATCGCGGGCGGGTGGGACGAGTACGTGGATGCCGCGATCGACGCGCGACGCGACATTCCGGCGGCTGCGACGCGCACCGAGTTCGCCCGTGCCCTCCAGGCCGGTTCCGCCGAGGAGTTGGCGCTCATCGCCGACCGCGCGGTGTTCGCGGCCGACTCCGGCGACGTGGGACCCGACGACGCCGCCGCCTACTGGACGCTGGTCGAGGCCGGACGACATGCAATACTTCGAAACGACACCGCCTGGCGACGACTGCGGGCAGCCGTATCGTTGAGATCGATCATCCGCCCGCTGGCGCCCGCATCGGGCACCCGCACGCTCTTCTCCGAGAGGGGGCGGCGCCGGGGCCTCCAGCCCGCGCGCCCGACGACATGA
- a CDS encoding FtsK/SpoIIIE domain-containing protein, which translates to MKLKLGLRRGVGSSVDVLVTADATATVQDVARALSQGDALIADGGVNASDVPTLLVASPAGQPVHLDPAMPIGDAAIGSGFDASIVPAVAAAGDGAATAALMHILSGPDAGKTVPLAAGSTVIGRVGPSHVLLDDPLVSKRHARVDVDQGIELVDLNSANGLIVDGGLVQRVRVIPGQRITIGATDVAFSLAPRVTTDDSRVLERGGALMFNRSPRVEDRYAGREFRHPIIPNEADPRIFPWPMIMAPVLLGFGMFALTGRATSLLIVAMAPLMMLGNFVGQRTQQGKKLKLEIETFETQLEQLDDTLADEELVERERRRAEAPATATVYENALTLGPLLWTRRPEHWNFLGLRLGVGTGASRNTVAEANDQRGIAQYSQQVEVVRQRYAQIEDVPVIELLPSAGAIGIAGPLDRAADVVRGLGVQLFGLHAPNEVVTAAIVDPSFTADMEWMKWLPHTTSPRSPFAEMALADSQSAGTALLNGLEETILERLSGSATRRGPLSAKDASMTLGKFVGEQAGGADSTVGDVSLVLFVTHDAPVDRPRLTQVIERGPDAGVYTIFVAPTVESLPAACRTFIDVTDGLDKAHVGWVRAGDRAVDVEIEGVSREYAEIFAKRLAPVVDSSSVAADSSDLPASVSLLRLIGPDLAAEPQAVVERWRQNNSIIDRTRGPRPRLKRAGTLKAYIGQGSPDAMSLDLRTQGPHALVGGTTGSGKSEFLQAWVLGMAAEYSPDRVTFLFVDYKGGSAFADCVELPHCVGLVTDLSPHLVRRALTSLRAELHHREHLFNRKKAKDLLELEKRQDPETPPALVLVIDEFAALATEVPEFVDGVVDIAQRGRSLGIHLIMATQRPAGVIKDNLRANTNLRVALRMADAADSNDVVGDVVASTFDPSIPGRGIAKTGPGRLVPFQSGYAGGWTTDDPDRAQVRVAELRFGSVALWESETESDSDTHDEDLGPNDQKRLVANLVRGADEAGIPAPRRPWLDDLAATIDLRALPLDGGDTRIPIGLADIPQRQLQDAVSFLPDTDGHMLVYGTSGAGKSAALRTIGIAAGARPDLGRAAVYGIDFGTGALRSLETMPHVGSIVSGDDVERVQRLLRTLRGILDDRAKRYSDVNAASITEYRQITGDVSEPRILLLLDGFGVFKQDWETTSARAAYYAIFMRILGEGRPLGVHVVATADRYGAVPTAVSANVTKRIVLRMSDEGAYSILGVAKDVLNERSAPGRAIVDGLETQVAVIGGTTNVAEQNAAAEAFAADLRAAGAVEAKNIGSLPTELSQAELPDRVNDLPVLGVGDDTLGPTGFEPIGTFVVAGPPQSGKTTAVRGLVTALERFDPTVELFHIGGRRAALREFRPWRRAVTGIEDTRALAKELKDIVADETLTTRIAIVVENVTEFGDTDAERPLKELFQAINRSDHLLIADGDVSQLSGGYGLIGELKAGRHGIALRPESYDGESLFKLAFPKVQRHEFPAGRGLFVENGRYITVQLPVVAE; encoded by the coding sequence GTGAAGCTCAAACTGGGTCTGCGGCGAGGAGTCGGCTCGTCCGTCGACGTACTCGTGACGGCCGACGCGACGGCCACCGTGCAGGACGTCGCGCGCGCGCTGTCTCAGGGCGACGCCCTCATCGCCGACGGCGGCGTCAACGCGAGCGACGTCCCGACGCTCCTCGTGGCGTCCCCCGCGGGTCAGCCGGTGCATCTCGATCCTGCGATGCCGATCGGCGACGCCGCGATCGGGTCGGGGTTCGACGCGTCCATCGTGCCGGCAGTCGCCGCCGCGGGCGACGGCGCGGCGACAGCGGCGCTCATGCACATCCTGAGCGGACCGGATGCCGGCAAGACGGTGCCGCTCGCGGCGGGGAGCACCGTCATCGGACGCGTCGGGCCGTCCCACGTCCTCCTCGACGACCCGCTCGTCTCGAAGCGCCATGCCCGCGTCGACGTCGACCAGGGGATCGAGCTCGTCGACTTGAACTCGGCGAACGGTCTCATCGTCGACGGCGGCCTCGTGCAGCGCGTCCGCGTCATCCCCGGGCAGCGCATCACGATCGGCGCGACCGATGTCGCGTTCTCGCTCGCGCCTCGCGTCACGACGGACGATTCCCGTGTCCTCGAGCGCGGCGGCGCGCTCATGTTCAACCGCTCGCCGCGCGTCGAGGACCGCTACGCAGGACGCGAGTTCCGGCATCCGATCATCCCGAACGAAGCAGACCCGCGGATCTTCCCGTGGCCCATGATCATGGCGCCCGTCCTGCTCGGCTTCGGGATGTTCGCGCTGACGGGGCGCGCGACCTCGCTCCTCATCGTCGCGATGGCCCCCCTCATGATGCTCGGCAACTTCGTGGGTCAGCGCACGCAGCAGGGCAAGAAGCTCAAGCTCGAGATCGAGACGTTCGAGACGCAGCTCGAGCAGCTCGACGACACGCTCGCCGATGAAGAGCTCGTCGAGCGCGAACGCCGGCGCGCCGAGGCTCCCGCGACGGCGACCGTGTACGAGAACGCCCTGACGCTCGGGCCGCTCCTGTGGACGCGACGCCCCGAGCACTGGAACTTCCTCGGCCTGCGGCTCGGCGTCGGCACGGGCGCGAGCCGCAACACCGTCGCAGAGGCGAACGACCAGCGCGGCATCGCGCAGTACTCGCAGCAGGTGGAGGTCGTGCGCCAGCGCTACGCCCAGATCGAGGACGTTCCCGTCATCGAACTGCTCCCCTCGGCCGGAGCCATCGGGATCGCCGGCCCCCTCGACCGCGCAGCCGACGTCGTCCGCGGCCTCGGCGTGCAGCTGTTCGGACTGCATGCGCCCAACGAGGTCGTGACGGCGGCCATCGTCGACCCCTCGTTCACGGCCGACATGGAGTGGATGAAGTGGCTGCCGCACACGACGAGTCCGCGATCGCCGTTCGCCGAGATGGCGCTCGCCGACAGCCAGTCGGCGGGGACGGCACTCCTCAACGGGCTCGAGGAGACGATCCTCGAGCGACTGTCGGGTTCCGCGACGCGGAGAGGGCCGCTCTCGGCGAAGGACGCCTCGATGACACTCGGAAAGTTCGTCGGCGAGCAGGCCGGCGGCGCCGACTCGACCGTCGGCGATGTGTCCCTCGTGCTCTTCGTGACCCACGACGCGCCCGTCGACAGACCCCGGCTGACCCAGGTCATCGAGCGCGGACCGGATGCCGGCGTCTACACGATCTTCGTCGCGCCGACCGTCGAGTCGCTTCCCGCCGCGTGCCGCACCTTCATCGACGTCACGGACGGTCTCGACAAAGCCCACGTCGGGTGGGTCCGCGCGGGCGACCGCGCCGTCGACGTCGAGATCGAGGGCGTCTCCCGCGAGTACGCCGAGATCTTCGCCAAACGCCTCGCGCCCGTCGTCGACTCGAGCTCGGTCGCGGCGGACTCCTCCGACCTCCCGGCGAGCGTCTCGCTCCTGCGGCTCATCGGGCCCGACCTCGCGGCCGAGCCGCAGGCGGTCGTCGAGCGGTGGCGGCAGAACAACTCGATCATCGACCGCACCCGGGGGCCCCGGCCGCGCCTCAAGCGCGCCGGGACGCTCAAGGCCTACATCGGTCAGGGGAGCCCCGACGCGATGTCGCTCGACCTGCGGACGCAGGGTCCGCACGCGCTCGTCGGCGGTACGACGGGATCGGGCAAGTCGGAGTTCCTGCAGGCGTGGGTGCTCGGAATGGCGGCCGAGTACAGCCCCGATCGGGTCACGTTCCTCTTCGTCGACTACAAGGGAGGATCCGCGTTCGCCGACTGCGTCGAGCTGCCGCACTGCGTCGGACTCGTGACCGACCTCAGTCCGCACCTCGTGCGCCGTGCGCTCACGAGCCTGCGGGCGGAGCTCCATCACCGCGAGCACCTGTTCAACCGCAAGAAGGCCAAGGACCTCCTCGAACTCGAGAAGCGGCAGGATCCCGAGACGCCGCCCGCCCTCGTCCTCGTGATCGACGAGTTCGCCGCCCTCGCGACGGAAGTTCCCGAGTTCGTCGACGGCGTCGTGGACATCGCGCAGCGCGGGCGCTCACTCGGCATCCACCTCATCATGGCGACGCAGCGTCCCGCGGGCGTCATCAAGGACAATCTGCGCGCCAACACGAACCTTCGCGTCGCTCTGCGGATGGCGGATGCCGCGGACTCCAACGATGTCGTCGGCGATGTCGTCGCCTCGACGTTCGACCCCTCGATCCCCGGTCGCGGGATCGCCAAGACGGGACCCGGCCGCCTCGTCCCCTTCCAGTCCGGCTACGCGGGCGGGTGGACGACCGACGACCCCGACCGCGCGCAGGTGCGCGTCGCCGAGCTCCGCTTCGGCTCGGTCGCGCTGTGGGAGTCCGAAACCGAATCGGACTCCGACACGCACGATGAGGACCTCGGCCCGAACGACCAGAAGCGGCTCGTCGCCAACCTCGTACGCGGCGCTGACGAAGCCGGCATCCCCGCCCCCCGGCGCCCGTGGCTCGACGACCTCGCCGCGACGATCGATCTGCGCGCGCTGCCGCTCGACGGCGGCGACACGCGCATTCCGATCGGACTCGCCGACATCCCTCAGCGGCAGCTGCAGGATGCCGTCTCCTTCCTCCCCGACACCGACGGACACATGCTCGTCTACGGCACGAGCGGTGCGGGCAAGAGCGCGGCGCTGCGCACGATCGGGATCGCCGCGGGAGCGCGGCCCGACCTCGGGCGCGCGGCCGTCTACGGCATCGACTTCGGCACGGGTGCGCTGCGCTCCCTCGAGACGATGCCGCACGTCGGCTCGATCGTGTCGGGCGACGACGTGGAGCGCGTCCAGCGACTGCTGCGGACCCTCCGCGGCATCCTGGACGACCGTGCGAAGCGCTACTCCGATGTCAACGCGGCGTCCATCACGGAGTACCGGCAGATCACGGGCGATGTGTCCGAGCCGCGCATCCTGCTGCTGCTGGACGGCTTCGGCGTCTTCAAGCAGGACTGGGAGACGACGTCGGCGCGCGCGGCGTACTACGCCATCTTCATGCGGATCCTCGGCGAGGGCCGGCCCCTCGGTGTGCACGTCGTGGCGACCGCCGATCGCTACGGCGCCGTTCCGACCGCGGTGAGCGCCAACGTCACGAAGCGCATCGTGCTGCGGATGTCCGACGAAGGGGCGTACTCGATCCTCGGCGTCGCGAAGGACGTGCTCAACGAGCGGAGTGCTCCCGGTCGCGCGATCGTCGACGGCCTCGAGACGCAGGTCGCCGTCATCGGCGGGACGACCAACGTCGCCGAGCAGAACGCTGCCGCGGAGGCGTTCGCCGCCGATCTGAGGGCCGCGGGTGCGGTCGAGGCGAAGAACATCGGCTCGCTCCCCACGGAGCTATCCCAGGCGGAGCTCCCCGATCGGGTCAACGACCTCCCCGTGCTCGGCGTCGGCGACGACACCCTCGGTCCCACGGGCTTCGAGCCCATCGGGACCTTCGTCGTGGCGGGACCGCCGCAGAGCGGCAAGACGACGGCGGTGCGCGGACTCGTCACGGCGCTCGAGCGGTTCGATCCCACGGTGGAGCTCTTCCACATCGGGGGGAGGCGCGCGGCGCTGCGGGAGTTCCGTCCGTGGCGTCGGGCCGTCACGGGTATCGAGGACACGCGTGCGCTCGCGAAGGAGCTGAAGGACATCGTCGCCGACGAGACCCTCACGACCCGTATCGCGATCGTCGTCGAGAACGTCACCGAGTTCGGCGACACCGACGCCGAACGGCCGCTCAAGGAGCTGTTCCAAGCGATCAACCGCAGCGATCACCTCCTCATCGCCGATGGAGACGTCTCGCAGCTCTCGGGCGGGTACGGTCTCATCGGCGAACTCAAGGCGGGCCGCCACGGCATCGCGCTCCGCCCGGAGAGCTACGACGGCGAATCGCTGTTCAAGCTCGCCTTCCCCAAGGTGCAGCGCCATGAATTCCCTGCGGGGCGCGGCCTCTTCGTCGAGAACGGGCGGTACATCACGGTGCAGCTCCCGGTCGTCGCGGAGTGA
- a CDS encoding DUF5684 domain-containing protein codes for MNVFADTTTAATAGVVTFLVFAAVYVWTALALAAVFRKSGEAGWQAWVPILNSVVLFRLGGQSPWLLLLLLIPGLGAIAVWIVQIVACHRIGRDFQVGPGMTVLAALLFPVWASVLGFGSSRWVGEEEEAGPRRIGDTAPPVEPVSQESAESAEPATATPEPVLRPDPVTPIGELPFHARSTHVSAPDPVFSTSSEAVAPPAPAPGRPTPFAPTAPSAESFSGPVPPRAVRSGSPVPPPAGGWAAPAQSEEAAVDDDADAAGPARRRGAYDPTLHVVEDTGEVTGAVTGAPAPLAAVPSADPLFLPPVTRVPLSEPRSAAAEPWAPSRSSESDSFAETSGPVSAIAGAPDAGSPRSALSSVSAQNRRPQIPDDVIEETIIARRRRTDWSLVPPAGGPVAIGAEVVLLGRRPTADPAHPGAQLISIDDGTVSKTHARLELRDEKWFVTDLNSTNGVVFATLLGTEVEATPGVAIEAGDRFLLGDAEIRLVRSTE; via the coding sequence ATGAACGTCTTCGCAGACACCACCACCGCCGCCACGGCCGGCGTGGTCACGTTCCTCGTGTTCGCCGCGGTCTACGTCTGGACCGCGCTGGCCCTCGCCGCAGTGTTCCGCAAGTCGGGCGAGGCGGGATGGCAGGCATGGGTTCCGATCCTCAACTCCGTCGTGCTCTTCCGCCTCGGAGGTCAGTCGCCCTGGCTGCTCCTGCTGCTTCTTATACCCGGTCTCGGTGCCATCGCGGTATGGATCGTGCAGATCGTGGCGTGCCATCGCATCGGTCGGGATTTCCAGGTGGGCCCGGGTATGACGGTGCTCGCGGCACTCCTCTTCCCCGTGTGGGCGTCGGTCCTCGGATTCGGCTCGTCGCGCTGGGTGGGCGAGGAGGAGGAAGCGGGTCCGCGCAGAATCGGCGACACCGCTCCTCCTGTCGAGCCGGTCTCGCAAGAGTCCGCCGAGTCCGCCGAGCCCGCCACCGCGACGCCCGAGCCGGTCCTGCGTCCCGATCCCGTCACACCGATCGGCGAGCTCCCTTTCCACGCGCGCTCGACGCACGTGAGCGCGCCCGATCCCGTCTTCTCGACGTCGTCCGAGGCCGTCGCCCCGCCCGCCCCTGCCCCCGGACGCCCGACCCCGTTCGCGCCGACCGCACCCTCCGCCGAGTCCTTCTCGGGCCCCGTGCCCCCGCGCGCGGTGCGCTCCGGATCGCCCGTGCCGCCCCCGGCGGGAGGCTGGGCGGCCCCCGCGCAGAGCGAGGAAGCCGCGGTCGACGACGATGCGGATGCCGCGGGCCCCGCTCGCCGTCGCGGCGCCTACGACCCGACGCTCCACGTCGTCGAGGACACCGGTGAGGTGACGGGCGCCGTCACGGGTGCCCCGGCACCGCTCGCGGCTGTGCCGTCCGCCGATCCGCTCTTCCTACCCCCGGTCACGCGAGTCCCGCTGTCGGAGCCGCGGTCCGCCGCGGCGGAACCCTGGGCGCCGTCCCGGTCTTCCGAGTCTGATTCGTTCGCGGAGACCTCGGGGCCCGTGTCGGCGATCGCGGGCGCGCCGGATGCCGGGTCACCCCGCTCCGCGCTGTCCTCGGTGTCGGCGCAGAACCGTCGACCGCAGATCCCCGACGACGTGATCGAGGAGACCATCATCGCGCGGCGGCGCCGCACCGACTGGTCGCTTGTTCCCCCCGCGGGCGGACCCGTCGCGATCGGCGCCGAAGTCGTCCTGCTGGGGCGGCGCCCGACGGCCGATCCCGCGCACCCGGGCGCGCAGCTCATCTCGATCGATGACGGCACCGTGTCGAAGACCCACGCACGGCTCGAGCTGCGTGACGAGAAGTGGTTCGTCACCGATCTGAACTCCACCAACGGCGTCGTCTTCGCGACGCTGCTCGGTACGGAGGTCGAGGCGACGCCGGGTGTCGCGATCGAAGCGGGCGATCGGTTCCTGCTGGGCGATGCCGAGATCCGGCTCGTCCGGAGCACCGAGTGA